In Intestinibacillus sp. Marseille-P6563, a single genomic region encodes these proteins:
- a CDS encoding cyclic-di-AMP receptor — protein sequence MKMLLAIVNYDDSRNVMSHLMKAGFSITKLASTGGFLRSGNVTILIGLEDHQVDDAFEIIRTYSTSRRQIVPMTTDLGLGAAPPMPMEVSVGGATVFVLGVERFEKI from the coding sequence ATGAAAATGTTGCTTGCCATCGTCAATTACGACGATTCCCGCAATGTGATGAGCCATTTGATGAAAGCCGGTTTTTCCATTACCAAGCTGGCCAGTACCGGCGGCTTTCTCCGCTCGGGGAACGTGACCATCCTCATCGGCCTGGAAGACCATCAGGTCGACGATGCGTTCGAGATCATCCGCACCTATTCGACGTCCCGCCGCCAGATCGTGCCCATGACCACCGATTTGGGACTGGGCGCCGCGCCCCCCATGCCGATGGAAGTTTCGGTCGGCGGCGCGACCGTGTTCGTGCTGGGCGTCGAACGGTTTGAGAAAATATAA
- a CDS encoding DNA polymerase III subunit alpha, producing the protein MEQFAHLHVHSEYSLLDGACRIEELMDRVAALGQPAVALTDHGVMYGAIDFYRAAKARGIHPVIGCEVYVAPKSRFDKNYVGGEWHRHLILLCENMEGYRNLIHMVSLSFAEGFYIKPRVDMELLRKHHKGLICLSACLAGEIPNKLMNGDYDGAKETALEFQSIFGEGNYFLEVQDHGIAAQRDVNRALYHMSEETGIPLVATNDAHYLTREDAKIQDVLMAIQMGKTVDDPTRMKFETEEFYIKSREEMERLFPNHLEALENTVKIAERCQVEFEFGKYHLPAFDVPDGYTAREYLQKKCDEGFAVRYPADDGTVRARLQYELDMITKMGFVDYFLIVSDFIGYAKSQGIPVGPGRGSAAGSIVSYCLGITDLDPIQYSLYFERFLNPERVSMPDIDVDFCYVRRPEVIEYVTQKYGKDRVAQIVTFGTMAARGAIRDVGRALSIPYNEVDAVAKQVPNELHITIDKALKVNPELQKMYEDNPQVKDLIDTARKLEGMPRHASTHAAGVVITKDPVDTYVPLARNDEQMVTQYTMVTLEELGLLKMDFLGLRNLTVIADAEKLIRRHTPDFSIEKVDMSDKATYEMLGRGSTMGVFQLESAGITNVVTGLKPQSIEDITAVVALYRPGPMQSIPRYIACKHDPSKVQYRHPLLEPILSVTYGCMVYQEQVMQVFQSLAGYSLGKADMVRRAMSKKKFKELEKERVNFINGNEELGIDGAVKRGVPEPVAAAIFDEILDFANYAFNKAHAVCYAVVAFRTAYLKCHYPSEYMAALLTSVLDSSGKISEYIAACKEMAIQVLPPDINESEDGFTVSGRNIRFGLAAIKNVGRSFMKQLVAERSRGGKFRSLSDFCERMYDHELNKRALESLIKAGAFDSTGARRSQLLAVYEQVADATMHSRRKNLEGQLDLFGMGDAQEDTHDQVTLPNIPELDKRERLAMEKEITGLYLSGHPMDEYQALAKRTGAASIKAIVDDLGGEAENPTYHDGMNVRLACVITTVRLKSTKNGSMMAYVTVEDISGAIELVVFPRTLQQTGTYLKEDSAVLLEGRIDAREDEAPKVIVSAAYPLTEEQIDVLESSRQPARPALPNRQAAAKSEQRLYIKVPDMEGSLCEQVKQTLAAASGPMPVVFYAADTKKKLLAPRRMWVQPERELVEKLRFLLGEKNVIIK; encoded by the coding sequence ATGGAACAATTTGCCCATTTGCATGTGCATAGTGAATACAGCTTGCTGGATGGCGCCTGCCGCATCGAGGAACTGATGGACCGGGTGGCAGCGCTCGGCCAGCCGGCCGTTGCCCTGACCGACCATGGCGTCATGTACGGCGCCATTGATTTCTACCGCGCCGCCAAGGCGCGGGGCATCCATCCGGTCATCGGTTGTGAGGTGTATGTGGCGCCCAAATCCCGGTTTGATAAAAACTATGTGGGTGGGGAATGGCACCGGCACCTCATTTTGTTGTGCGAAAATATGGAAGGATATCGCAACCTTATCCATATGGTCAGCCTGTCGTTTGCCGAAGGGTTCTATATCAAGCCGCGCGTCGATATGGAACTGCTGCGCAAGCACCATAAGGGGCTCATTTGCCTGTCGGCCTGTCTGGCGGGCGAAATCCCCAATAAACTCATGAACGGCGACTATGACGGCGCCAAGGAAACTGCGCTGGAATTTCAGTCGATCTTCGGGGAGGGCAATTATTTCCTTGAAGTACAGGACCACGGCATCGCCGCCCAGCGGGATGTCAACCGCGCGCTCTATCATATGTCGGAAGAAACCGGCATTCCGTTGGTCGCCACCAACGACGCGCACTATTTAACGCGCGAGGACGCCAAGATCCAGGACGTCCTCATGGCCATCCAGATGGGCAAGACGGTGGACGACCCCACGCGCATGAAATTCGAAACCGAGGAATTTTATATCAAGAGCCGGGAAGAGATGGAGCGCCTGTTCCCCAATCACCTGGAAGCGCTGGAAAACACGGTCAAGATCGCCGAGCGGTGCCAGGTGGAGTTTGAATTCGGCAAATATCACCTGCCCGCATTCGATGTGCCGGATGGCTACACGGCCCGCGAATATCTGCAAAAGAAGTGCGACGAAGGCTTTGCCGTGCGCTATCCCGCCGACGACGGCACGGTCCGCGCGCGCCTGCAATACGAACTGGACATGATTACGAAGATGGGCTTTGTGGATTATTTCCTGATCGTGTCCGACTTCATCGGCTACGCCAAGAGCCAGGGCATCCCGGTCGGGCCGGGACGTGGCTCGGCGGCCGGGTCGATCGTGTCCTATTGCCTGGGCATCACCGACCTGGACCCCATCCAGTATTCGCTGTATTTCGAACGCTTCCTGAACCCCGAGCGTGTATCCATGCCCGATATTGACGTGGATTTCTGCTATGTCCGCCGTCCGGAGGTCATCGAATACGTCACCCAAAAATACGGCAAGGACCGCGTCGCGCAGATTGTGACCTTTGGCACCATGGCCGCCCGCGGCGCCATCCGCGATGTCGGCCGCGCGCTCAGTATCCCCTATAACGAGGTGGACGCGGTCGCCAAACAGGTGCCCAACGAGCTGCATATCACCATCGACAAGGCGCTCAAGGTCAATCCCGAGCTGCAAAAGATGTACGAGGACAACCCGCAGGTCAAGGACCTCATCGATACCGCCCGCAAGCTGGAAGGTATGCCCCGCCATGCGTCCACCCACGCGGCGGGCGTGGTCATCACCAAGGACCCGGTGGATACCTATGTCCCGCTCGCCCGCAACGATGAACAGATGGTGACCCAGTACACCATGGTCACGCTCGAGGAACTGGGCCTTCTCAAAATGGACTTTCTCGGCCTGCGCAACCTGACGGTCATCGCGGACGCCGAAAAGCTCATCCGCCGCCATACGCCCGATTTTTCGATCGAAAAGGTGGACATGAGCGACAAGGCCACCTATGAGATGCTGGGCCGCGGCTCGACCATGGGCGTGTTCCAGCTCGAGTCGGCGGGCATCACCAATGTCGTCACCGGCCTCAAGCCGCAGTCCATCGAAGACATCACGGCGGTCGTGGCGCTCTACCGTCCCGGACCGATGCAGTCCATCCCGCGGTATATCGCCTGCAAACACGACCCGAGCAAGGTGCAGTATCGGCATCCGCTGCTCGAACCCATCCTGTCGGTCACCTATGGCTGCATGGTCTACCAGGAACAGGTTATGCAGGTGTTCCAGAGCCTGGCCGGGTACTCGCTCGGCAAAGCGGACATGGTCCGCCGCGCGATGAGCAAAAAGAAATTCAAAGAACTCGAAAAAGAACGGGTCAATTTTATAAACGGCAACGAGGAACTCGGCATCGACGGCGCGGTCAAACGCGGCGTGCCCGAACCGGTCGCGGCCGCCATCTTTGACGAGATTCTGGACTTTGCCAACTATGCGTTCAACAAGGCGCATGCGGTTTGCTATGCGGTCGTCGCCTTCCGCACCGCGTATCTGAAATGCCACTATCCGAGCGAATACATGGCTGCGCTCCTGACGAGCGTGCTCGATTCGTCGGGCAAGATTTCGGAATACATTGCCGCCTGCAAGGAGATGGCCATCCAGGTGCTGCCGCCCGACATCAACGAATCCGAGGACGGCTTTACCGTTTCCGGCCGGAACATCCGCTTTGGTCTGGCGGCCATCAAGAATGTCGGCCGCAGCTTTATGAAGCAGCTGGTGGCCGAGCGCAGCCGGGGCGGCAAGTTCCGGTCGCTGTCCGACTTCTGCGAGCGGATGTATGACCACGAACTCAACAAACGCGCGCTCGAAAGTCTGATTAAGGCCGGGGCGTTCGACTCCACCGGCGCCCGCCGCAGCCAGCTGCTGGCGGTCTATGAGCAGGTGGCAGACGCGACCATGCACAGCCGCCGCAAGAACCTGGAAGGGCAGCTGGATTTGTTCGGCATGGGCGATGCCCAGGAGGACACCCACGACCAGGTGACGCTGCCCAATATCCCGGAACTGGACAAGCGTGAACGGCTGGCCATGGAAAAAGAGATCACCGGCCTGTACCTGTCCGGCCACCCGATGGACGAATACCAGGCGCTCGCCAAGCGCACGGGTGCGGCCTCCATCAAGGCGATTGTCGATGATTTGGGCGGCGAAGCCGAAAACCCGACCTATCACGACGGCATGAACGTCCGCCTGGCTTGTGTCATCACCACCGTGCGGCTCAAATCGACCAAAAATGGCTCGATGATGGCCTATGTCACGGTCGAGGACATTTCGGGAGCCATTGAACTGGTCGTTTTCCCGCGCACCTTGCAGCAGACGGGCACCTATCTGAAAGAGGACAGCGCGGTCCTGCTCGAAGGGCGCATCGACGCCCGGGAAGACGAAGCGCCCAAGGTGATTGTATCGGCGGCCTATCCGCTGACCGAAGAACAGATCGACGTGCTCGAAAGCAGCCGGCAGCCCGCGCGTCCGGCCCTGCCCAACCGGCAGGCGGCGGCCAAATCCGAGCAGCGGCTGTATATCAAAGTGCCGGATATGGAAGGCAGCCTGTGTGAGCAGGTCAAACAAACGCTGGCCGCAGCATCCGGCCCCATGCCGGTGGTCTTTTATGCGGCAGACACCAAAAAGAAATTGCTTGCCCCGCGCCGCATGTGGGTGCAGCCCGAGCGTGAACTGGTGGAAAAGTTGAGGTTCCTTCTCGGGGAAAAAAATGTTATAATAAAGTGA
- a CDS encoding DNA polymerase III subunit: MAGLHLPAGNQAVQDSLRAALSSRFPQAVLLIGPPGSGKMDLARQLAAALLCTGDGERPCGVCPSCRKLAHDAHPDLDIIDEGESDLPVALARDIRAKVCVLPNDGDRRVVILRHAHKLNTAAQNALLKVLEEPPRYAFFVLTSEQPGEILETIRSRCTRYQLAPAQAPDEYELLPLIQPFLHALADGDEYHMLLAAMALEKQPKAGFQAILGLVQTALRDAVFYSQALSGALLPSLADDLQRLAARVPCDRLLQLYDFCGTLSRRAETNAAAAIQCAGLCAGAYQICFPS; the protein is encoded by the coding sequence ATGGCCGGATTACACCTCCCTGCGGGGAATCAAGCGGTCCAGGACAGCCTGCGCGCGGCGCTGAGCAGCCGATTCCCGCAGGCTGTTTTATTGATCGGCCCACCCGGCAGCGGCAAAATGGATTTGGCCCGGCAACTGGCCGCCGCGCTGCTGTGCACCGGCGACGGGGAACGGCCCTGCGGCGTGTGTCCCTCCTGCCGCAAGCTGGCACACGATGCACACCCCGATCTCGACATCATTGACGAGGGCGAAAGCGATCTGCCGGTCGCCCTGGCGCGGGACATCCGCGCCAAGGTCTGCGTACTGCCCAACGACGGCGACCGCCGTGTGGTCATCCTGCGGCATGCGCACAAACTCAATACCGCGGCGCAGAACGCGCTGCTCAAGGTGCTCGAGGAGCCGCCCCGGTATGCGTTCTTCGTGCTCACCAGTGAGCAGCCGGGCGAAATCTTGGAAACCATCCGTTCGCGGTGCACCCGGTATCAGCTGGCGCCCGCGCAGGCGCCCGACGAATATGAACTTCTGCCCCTCATCCAGCCCTTCCTTCACGCGTTGGCGGACGGCGATGAATACCACATGCTTCTGGCAGCCATGGCCTTGGAAAAGCAGCCCAAAGCCGGATTTCAGGCGATTTTAGGCCTTGTGCAGACCGCGCTGCGCGATGCGGTCTTTTATTCCCAGGCGCTTTCGGGCGCCCTGCTGCCCAGTTTAGCCGACGATTTGCAGCGTCTGGCGGCCCGTGTCCCCTGCGACCGACTGCTCCAGCTGTATGATTTTTGCGGAACACTGTCCCGCCGCGCCGAAACCAATGCTGCGGCGGCCATTCAATGCGCCGGCCTCTGCGCCGGGGCATATCAAATCTGTTTCCCCAGTTAA
- a CDS encoding aminotransferase class I/II-fold pyridoxal phosphate-dependent enzyme, producing MTDTPLYEALCALAARKTTRFHMPGHKGYPLFDAFAGVFPLDFTETYDTGNLYEQTGPIRLAEQRAAAYYQAVDCHFLTGGSTQGVQAMLAAACGDGGTVLLDRTCHKSTASACALFDLTPHFLSPAPLEPFGIGAALDLTQTEALLCRHPEAAALLIVSPNYYGVMQDIPALADLCHRYGKKLLVDAAHGAHLPALGLPSPVAQGADAAVMSAHKTLPSLGQGAYLIFGEGMDGSALRAAESMVGTSSPSYPILASLDLARAWLEGQGGAAYAHAAEQTAALRAWLPAHTAFGVLTEAGAPRLDPCRLTVCSALGGVSGHALSDRLYDGYGIACEMADDRNLVCIVSGADRDNDLAALQTALAELSAGCPAVQPPRSLPMPPPARQACSVRRAWFAPRRTVPVEEAAGSVCARPVTPYPPGIPVLWPGEEIERKHVEFLTERCYNTVSEVQICANDVRGNVP from the coding sequence ATGACCGATACCCCACTTTATGAAGCCCTGTGCGCCCTGGCGGCGCGTAAGACTACCCGTTTCCACATGCCCGGCCACAAGGGCTATCCCCTGTTCGATGCCTTTGCCGGGGTGTTTCCGCTCGATTTTACCGAAACCTACGACACCGGCAACCTATACGAGCAAACCGGCCCCATTCGGCTGGCCGAGCAGCGCGCGGCGGCCTATTATCAGGCGGTCGACTGCCATTTTCTGACCGGCGGCTCGACCCAGGGGGTACAGGCCATGCTCGCCGCCGCCTGCGGCGACGGCGGCACCGTCCTGCTCGACCGCACCTGCCACAAAAGTACGGCCAGCGCCTGCGCGCTGTTTGACTTGACGCCCCATTTTCTCTCCCCCGCCCCGCTCGAGCCGTTCGGCATCGGTGCGGCGCTCGATTTGACCCAAACCGAAGCGCTGCTGTGCCGCCACCCGGAAGCGGCCGCGCTGCTGATTGTATCGCCCAACTATTATGGCGTGATGCAGGACATCCCCGCGCTGGCGGACCTGTGCCACCGGTACGGCAAAAAATTGTTGGTGGACGCCGCGCACGGCGCGCATCTGCCCGCCCTGGGGCTGCCCTCCCCGGTCGCGCAGGGGGCCGACGCGGCCGTGATGAGCGCGCACAAGACGCTGCCCAGTCTGGGTCAGGGCGCGTATCTGATTTTCGGCGAGGGCATGGACGGTTCCGCCCTGCGCGCCGCCGAAAGCATGGTGGGCACCTCCAGCCCATCCTATCCCATTTTGGCGTCGCTCGACCTGGCCCGCGCCTGGTTGGAGGGCCAAGGCGGCGCGGCCTATGCCCATGCCGCCGAGCAAACCGCAGCGCTGCGCGCCTGGCTGCCCGCGCATACGGCGTTTGGGGTTCTGACCGAAGCGGGCGCGCCGCGGCTCGACCCCTGCCGCCTGACCGTGTGCAGCGCGCTGGGAGGTGTCAGCGGCCACGCCCTGTCCGACCGGCTGTATGACGGATATGGCATTGCCTGCGAAATGGCCGACGACCGCAATCTGGTGTGCATCGTGTCGGGCGCCGACCGGGACAACGACCTCGCTGCCCTGCAAACGGCGCTGGCAGAACTCTCGGCCGGATGCCCAGCCGTCCAGCCCCCGCGCAGCTTGCCCATGCCGCCGCCCGCGCGGCAAGCGTGCTCGGTGCGCCGCGCCTGGTTCGCGCCGCGCCGGACCGTACCCGTGGAAGAAGCCGCCGGATCCGTGTGCGCCCGCCCGGTAACGCCCTATCCGCCCGGCATCCCGGTGCTGTGGCCGGGGGAGGAAATCGAACGAAAACACGTTGAATTTCTGACCGAACGATGCTATAATACTGTCAGCGAAGTTCAGATTTGTGCAAACGATGTGAGGGGGAACGTTCCATGA
- a CDS encoding polysaccharide deacetylase family protein: MKWKIGAVLMAIVFCLAILPPLISGASAGGFPLLGGSSSELVLQEGNDRAMLNGKEVSLGENAAVYRSEAGDAMVPIRGLSDALGLEMEWDNAAQTATLTLDKTAVKIAVDGTEITGGEENVPVSSPAVNTNGTLYVPVKAVSQAFAWGYAEDSTTSSVIVNTKRKEIKDKDIEKLGQKAVETLGVPRATLLANSLVFRTDSDYVVKNGENVDLMDGDEVLYTPMIANDKYYLPAKAVACVLDGQAEDLDDGGAKLTIGEKSIELTSDGGAKVDGKDAKGDSKDVLVQDEVLYVSSSLLTSMLEYSEAGEGEVCMIGSQSFANATSQVAYLTSLGEALPEKRPPIPKADAYVALTFDDGPTGGSSGLTARLLNGLQERGAHATFFMCGYRIKDFHTHMDRYLAEGHELGNHTMDHPGVLTKKSYDTIIEQIQSNDELIKSYCGEKPTVFRPVGGAVNDDVKNAAKELGLPIINWSVDTEDWKYRNAEHIRSVIVENAKDGDIVLMHDLRDCTLEGALAAIDELSEQGYAFVTVEELARIKGVEMEPGEVYTDFRDSTVEKIKNGTYEARY, encoded by the coding sequence ATGAAATGGAAAATTGGCGCTGTTTTAATGGCGATCGTATTCTGTCTGGCCATCCTGCCGCCGCTGATCAGCGGCGCAAGCGCAGGCGGATTTCCGCTGCTCGGCGGCTCGTCGAGTGAGCTGGTTCTGCAGGAGGGCAACGATCGCGCCATGCTCAATGGCAAAGAAGTTTCGCTGGGAGAGAATGCGGCGGTGTACCGCTCGGAAGCCGGCGATGCGATGGTCCCGATTCGCGGACTGTCGGATGCCCTGGGGCTGGAGATGGAATGGGATAACGCAGCACAGACGGCTACGTTGACCCTGGACAAAACGGCAGTGAAAATCGCCGTAGACGGCACGGAGATCACCGGCGGGGAAGAAAACGTACCGGTATCGTCCCCGGCTGTCAACACGAATGGCACGCTGTATGTACCGGTCAAGGCCGTGTCGCAGGCATTTGCCTGGGGCTATGCCGAGGACAGCACGACATCCAGCGTGATCGTCAACACCAAGCGCAAGGAAATCAAGGATAAGGACATCGAGAAGCTGGGCCAGAAGGCTGTGGAAACGCTGGGCGTACCGCGTGCCACCCTGTTGGCCAATAGCCTGGTGTTCCGCACCGATTCCGACTATGTTGTCAAAAATGGCGAAAATGTCGACCTGATGGATGGCGATGAAGTACTGTATACGCCCATGATCGCCAACGATAAATACTATCTGCCGGCCAAGGCCGTGGCTTGTGTCCTGGACGGTCAGGCAGAAGATCTGGACGACGGCGGCGCCAAGCTGACGATTGGGGAAAAATCCATCGAGCTGACCAGCGACGGCGGCGCCAAGGTCGACGGCAAGGACGCCAAGGGCGATTCCAAGGACGTTCTGGTGCAGGACGAAGTTCTGTATGTTTCGTCCAGCCTGCTCACGAGCATGCTGGAGTATTCCGAAGCAGGCGAAGGCGAAGTCTGCATGATCGGTTCGCAGAGTTTTGCAAACGCCACCAGCCAGGTCGCTTATCTGACCAGCTTGGGCGAAGCTCTGCCCGAGAAGCGGCCGCCCATCCCCAAGGCAGATGCTTATGTGGCCCTGACCTTTGACGATGGCCCGACAGGCGGTTCCTCGGGTCTGACCGCCCGCCTACTCAATGGCTTGCAGGAGCGCGGCGCACATGCAACGTTCTTTATGTGCGGCTACCGCATCAAGGATTTCCATACCCATATGGACCGCTACCTGGCCGAAGGGCATGAACTGGGCAACCACACGATGGACCATCCGGGTGTGCTCACCAAAAAGAGCTATGACACCATCATTGAACAGATTCAGTCCAACGATGAACTGATCAAGTCTTACTGCGGCGAAAAGCCGACGGTATTCCGTCCGGTTGGCGGCGCGGTCAACGATGATGTCAAGAATGCGGCCAAGGAACTCGGCCTGCCGATCATCAACTGGAGCGTGGACACCGAGGACTGGAAATACCGCAATGCCGAGCATATCCGCAGCGTGATCGTGGAAAATGCCAAGGATGGCGACATCGTCCTGATGCACGACCTGCGTGACTGCACGCTGGAAGGTGCGCTGGCAGCCATCGACGAGCTGAGCGAACAGGGTTATGCTTTCGTCACGGTGGAAGAATTGGCACGCATTAAGGGTGTCGAAATGGAGCCGGGCGAAGTGTATACCGACTTCCGGGATTCGACCGTAGAAAAAATCAAAAACGGTACCTACGAAGCCCGTTATTAA
- the whiA gene encoding DNA-binding protein WhiA has translation MSFSSKTKTELCRAPLGRACCQLAEIYGVLLYAAVFSHREIRITTELPAFARRAARLLDKVFGVQVKAETVGRRRVLRITDEKALRMIMTSLGYDFKSHITYHLNRNMVENDCCAAAFLRGIFLMSGSVAGPDKKSHLEIKCSHQTLCREVMSLMLDLGIQPKLTARRTAYLIYLKDTAGIEDLLTRIGASRAAMTIMEAKIEKNLRNNINRQVNCETSNLMKTTDASARQIAAIERALTLGGIEIYPENLRETVDLRVANPAASLAELAAMFDPPISKPGLSHRLRRIMQISETLIERAGEET, from the coding sequence ATGTCTTTTTCAAGCAAGACCAAAACCGAATTATGCCGCGCACCCTTGGGACGCGCCTGCTGCCAGCTGGCCGAGATCTATGGGGTGCTGCTGTATGCGGCCGTGTTTTCCCATCGGGAAATCCGCATCACCACCGAGCTGCCCGCCTTTGCGCGGCGTGCGGCCCGGCTGCTGGACAAGGTGTTCGGCGTGCAGGTGAAGGCTGAAACGGTGGGCCGCCGCCGGGTGCTGCGCATCACCGACGAAAAGGCGCTGCGCATGATTATGACCAGCTTGGGGTATGATTTTAAAAGCCACATCACCTATCATTTGAACCGGAATATGGTGGAAAATGACTGCTGTGCGGCCGCGTTCCTGCGGGGCATCTTCCTGATGAGCGGGTCGGTGGCAGGTCCCGATAAAAAAAGCCATCTGGAAATTAAATGCAGCCATCAGACGCTGTGCCGGGAAGTCATGAGCCTGATGCTCGATTTGGGGATTCAGCCCAAGCTGACCGCGCGGCGCACGGCGTATTTGATTTACCTCAAGGACACGGCGGGCATCGAGGACCTGCTCACGCGCATCGGCGCATCGCGCGCGGCCATGACCATCATGGAAGCCAAGATCGAAAAGAATCTGCGCAACAACATCAACCGGCAGGTCAACTGCGAAACCTCCAACCTGATGAAAACCACCGATGCGTCGGCGCGGCAGATCGCCGCCATCGAGCGGGCGCTCACCCTGGGCGGCATTGAGATTTATCCGGAGAACCTGCGCGAAACGGTCGATTTGCGCGTGGCCAATCCGGCGGCCAGTCTGGCCGAACTGGCGGCCATGTTTGACCCGCCGATCTCCAAGCCCGGCCTGAGCCACCGCCTGCGGCGCATCATGCAGATATCAGAGACCCTCATCGAGCGGGCAGGGGAGGAGACATAA
- the pfkA gene encoding 6-phosphofructokinase, giving the protein MENKTIRRIGVLTSGGDAPGMNAVIRAVVRTASANDISVLGIRRGYSGLINGDIIEMAARSVDGIIRKGGTMLYTARCLEMLTEEGLQKAADTCRYLGIDGLICCGGDGTFRGAQALSRKGVPCIGVPGTIDNDIGCSDYTIGFDTACNTAIECIDKLRDTMQSHERCSVVEVMGRHAGHLALNVGCAVGATATLLPEREIDFETDVIEKMRIGRIKGRNHHIIIVAEGYGSAQEVADRIHESTGVDTRVTILGHIQRGGSPSSQDRVMATRMGYAAVRALMEGKSNRVIVFEDNQITDLDIEEGLSRKKDLNQCLFEAQQTVAI; this is encoded by the coding sequence ATGGAAAACAAGACCATTCGCCGCATCGGCGTGCTGACGAGCGGTGGTGACGCACCGGGCATGAACGCAGTCATTCGTGCGGTCGTTCGTACGGCATCGGCCAATGACATTTCGGTGCTCGGCATTCGCCGCGGATACAGCGGCCTGATCAATGGCGACATCATCGAGATGGCAGCCCGCAGTGTAGACGGCATCATCCGCAAAGGCGGCACCATGCTGTATACCGCACGTTGCCTGGAAATGCTCACCGAAGAAGGACTGCAAAAGGCAGCCGATACCTGCCGGTATCTGGGCATTGACGGCCTGATCTGCTGCGGCGGCGACGGTACTTTCCGCGGCGCCCAGGCGCTTTCGCGCAAGGGCGTTCCTTGCATCGGCGTACCGGGTACGATCGATAACGACATCGGCTGCTCGGATTATACCATCGGCTTTGATACGGCCTGCAATACGGCCATCGAGTGCATCGACAAACTGCGCGACACCATGCAGTCGCACGAACGCTGCTCGGTGGTTGAGGTCATGGGCCGCCATGCCGGTCACCTGGCGCTCAATGTTGGCTGCGCCGTGGGCGCGACCGCGACCCTGCTGCCTGAGCGGGAGATCGATTTTGAAACCGATGTCATCGAAAAAATGCGCATTGGCCGCATCAAGGGCAGAAACCACCACATCATCATCGTCGCCGAAGGCTATGGTTCGGCGCAGGAAGTCGCTGACCGCATCCACGAAAGCACGGGCGTCGATACGCGCGTGACCATCTTAGGTCACATTCAGCGCGGCGGTTCGCCGTCCTCGCAGGACCGCGTCATGGCTACCCGCATGGGCTATGCCGCTGTGCGTGCCCTGATGGAAGGCAAGAGCAACCGCGTCATCGTGTTTGAGGACAACCAGATCACCGATTTGGATATTGAAGAGGGCCTGAGCCGTAAGAAGGACCTCAACCAGTGCCTGTTTGAAGCACAGCAGACGGTTGCCATTTAA
- the ymfI gene encoding elongation factor P 5-aminopentanone reductase encodes MKTVWVTGGSRGIGAAAVREFAGSGWQVAFTYQKSAQAAQDLTNELADYPVLALQGDMAVRAEVDRCAQQIRDHFGPIDALVVNAGIAQQKMFCDLTDEDWRQMFAVNLDSAFYTIQAVLPDMVAAKAGSIVTVSSVWGVTGASCESHYAASKAGLIGLTKSLAQELGLSGIRVNCVAPGVIDTEMNAMHSAEVLAELAEETALGRLGTPDEVARLIRALCGEDTSFVTGQVIAATGGFRI; translated from the coding sequence ATGAAAACCGTTTGGGTCACCGGCGGTTCGCGCGGCATTGGCGCGGCGGCGGTGCGGGAATTTGCCGGGAGCGGTTGGCAGGTGGCATTTACCTACCAGAAATCCGCGCAGGCCGCGCAAGATTTGACCAATGAATTGGCCGACTATCCGGTGCTGGCCTTGCAGGGCGATATGGCCGTGCGGGCCGAGGTCGACCGGTGCGCGCAGCAGATACGGGACCATTTTGGCCCGATCGATGCGCTGGTCGTCAATGCCGGTATCGCGCAGCAGAAGATGTTCTGCGACCTGACCGACGAAGACTGGCGGCAGATGTTTGCCGTCAACCTGGACAGCGCCTTTTATACCATCCAGGCGGTCCTGCCCGACATGGTGGCCGCCAAGGCGGGCAGCATCGTGACCGTGTCCTCGGTCTGGGGTGTGACCGGCGCGTCGTGCGAAAGCCATTACGCCGCGTCCAAGGCCGGGCTGATCGGCCTGACCAAATCGCTCGCTCAGGAACTCGGGCTCAGCGGCATTCGGGTCAACTGCGTGGCGCCCGGCGTCATCGATACCGAGATGAACGCCATGCACAGCGCCGAAGTTTTGGCCGAACTGGCCGAAGAAACCGCGCTCGGTCGTCTGGGAACGCCGGACGAGGTCGCGCGGCTGATTCGCGCCTTGTGCGGAGAGGATACATCGTTTGTCACCGGGCAGGTCATTGCCGCAACAGGAGGGTTTCGAATTTGA